The proteins below are encoded in one region of Neisseria macacae ATCC 33926:
- the tssF gene encoding type VI secretion system baseplate subunit TssF, translating into MSDPTLRYYEEEMRYLKEAGLEFSKAHPDRAAMLNLDRVGTRDPYVERLFEGFAFLTGRIRQKLDDDFPELTEGLVHMLWPHYLRMIPSLTVLELIPDNKKLQGGQVVKKGLSVQSEPININDRLTRCLYRTTADVALQPLSILHTLLDYDANGQSVIKLTFGIHRQIQKENLDFSKIRIYISADEPIAFALRHALLNQTARISLHHAELPSAGNIQFKAVGFAEDERLWEKVNNSFSGYQLLLEYFCFKQKFFFIDLVGIDAGAWSERINEFSVNVVLSKQYPSELRFPPDCLKLNCVPAINLFDMEAEPIRVDHKAFEYQVKPLLHEGMAVEVYSVEEVEAVNHETGKRYPYIPFSSFQHRGGLMKYDAPERYFHTKVKQGVSGRHETFIMLGGLLWDRKDILPTETLSLKVVGTNGALPRKSLRETQIQDDDIAEPNVKMVRNLTTPTLSCYPPTEDRFQWRILSHLSPNYLSLLNVDSLKGALSIYDWTEDELNKRRLNGIVDVKHETVQRIERGAVHRGIHITVTFDSTAFSGEAEIYLFGELLNEFFAMYADLNLFTRFSIVSLPSGKTYTWKDSKTTITRF; encoded by the coding sequence ATGTCAGATCCCACATTACGCTATTATGAAGAAGAGATGCGGTATCTCAAAGAGGCGGGATTAGAGTTTTCAAAAGCCCACCCTGATCGTGCCGCAATGCTGAATTTAGACAGAGTAGGTACGCGCGATCCTTATGTAGAAAGACTGTTTGAAGGCTTTGCTTTTTTGACAGGGAGAATCAGACAAAAATTAGATGATGACTTTCCGGAATTGACGGAGGGGTTGGTCCATATGCTGTGGCCACATTATCTGAGGATGATTCCTTCCCTGACTGTTTTGGAATTGATTCCGGATAATAAAAAGTTGCAAGGAGGGCAAGTCGTTAAAAAAGGATTGTCCGTTCAGTCCGAACCTATCAATATCAACGATAGATTGACCAGATGCTTGTATCGGACCACTGCTGATGTTGCGCTCCAGCCTTTGAGCATATTGCATACATTGTTGGATTATGATGCGAATGGTCAAAGCGTCATCAAATTAACTTTCGGTATCCACCGGCAAATACAGAAAGAGAATTTAGATTTTTCCAAAATCAGAATTTATATTTCCGCTGATGAACCGATTGCCTTCGCATTGCGTCATGCTTTGTTGAATCAGACAGCGCGAATCAGCCTGCATCATGCCGAATTGCCATCTGCCGGCAATATACAGTTTAAGGCAGTCGGATTTGCTGAAGATGAAAGGTTGTGGGAGAAAGTCAATAACAGCTTTAGCGGCTATCAACTATTGCTGGAATATTTTTGTTTCAAACAGAAGTTTTTCTTTATTGATTTAGTGGGCATCGATGCCGGAGCGTGGTCGGAACGGATTAATGAGTTTAGCGTGAATGTGGTTCTTTCCAAGCAATACCCTTCAGAGCTTCGATTCCCTCCTGACTGTTTGAAATTGAACTGCGTGCCTGCCATCAATCTGTTTGATATGGAAGCAGAGCCTATCCGAGTGGATCATAAGGCGTTCGAATATCAGGTGAAGCCGCTGTTACATGAAGGTATGGCTGTTGAAGTTTATTCCGTCGAAGAGGTAGAGGCGGTTAATCATGAAACAGGCAAACGTTACCCCTATATTCCTTTTTCCTCATTCCAGCATCGTGGCGGATTGATGAAATATGATGCGCCTGAAAGGTATTTCCATACCAAAGTCAAACAAGGCGTATCAGGAAGACATGAAACATTTATCATGCTTGGCGGATTGTTGTGGGATAGAAAAGATATATTGCCTACCGAGACGCTTTCATTGAAGGTGGTCGGGACAAATGGCGCTTTGCCGCGTAAAAGTCTGAGGGAGACTCAGATTCAAGACGACGATATCGCCGAACCAAATGTCAAAATGGTCAGAAATCTTACCACGCCGACATTGTCTTGTTATCCGCCGACAGAGGATAGATTCCAATGGCGCATATTGTCCCATTTGTCACCCAACTATTTATCACTATTGAATGTCGACAGTTTGAAAGGGGCATTGTCCATTTACGACTGGACTGAAGACGAGCTGAACAAGCGCAGACTGAATGGTATTGTTGATGTCAAACATGAAACAGTACAGAGAATCGAGCGTGGCGCAGTCCACCGCGGAATTCATATTACCGTAACATTTGATTCGACCGCATTTAGCGGTGAGGCGGAAATTTATTTGTTCGGAGAATTATTGAACGAATTTTTTGCAATGTATGCTGATTTGAACCTGTTTACCCGGTTCAGCATTGTTTCTCTGCCATCCGGGAAAACATATACATGGAAAGACAGCAAAACAACTAT
- the tssA gene encoding type VI secretion system protein TssA — protein sequence MMTLPQWVKPILGDEGTSITDNNIHRWQEWLEPVSDDHPCGEDVAYADDFEAIKIELAKLSGMDYRLILDASERLLKRESKDLRVATYYIFASLRDRGLAGFSDGLEILCGLLQKFDQSLWPKKPVQKRNALNWLSGERVLDTLKEVGLSDSTELKRTLSALMSLQHYFDGWEEAVRPSLFPLLQYFEESSVRFSSSPTSSNQNQEAVAPVEQVATPQIHQGSRGSSESLTVTKVNSSKALLDQVRINAAYLREQDDGYWSANKMIRAVRWGGLNGIPPHQNGQTRLKAPRADLLANLNRLVQEQQWRDLLDKVEAAFLEGANHYWLDLQYYAWQGQQALGGLYLSQIDSSLFELKSLLTRCEGLTGLSFDNGFPFVSADTLKWLEEKVMSSVRKQTSSQAIQKAVLASPSQTKNQESYWQQALLKTQEHGLDAAFAWLETLPEWQTGSGQVKKWVMMARLAVSAQKADWAVKLLEQASKQMQVLTVKEWDRHFTFEVYALWYQLLSENLDNKDIEEVGQLEFLRTELMQADVVRALELIY from the coding sequence ATGATGACATTACCCCAATGGGTAAAGCCGATACTCGGTGATGAAGGTACATCTATCACCGATAACAATATCCATCGCTGGCAAGAATGGTTGGAGCCTGTTTCAGACGACCATCCTTGTGGCGAGGATGTCGCCTATGCGGATGATTTTGAAGCCATCAAAATTGAGTTGGCCAAACTTTCGGGTATGGATTACCGATTGATTTTGGATGCTTCAGAACGCCTGTTGAAGCGTGAATCTAAAGACCTGAGGGTGGCAACCTATTACATTTTTGCCTCGTTGAGAGACAGGGGCTTGGCAGGGTTTTCAGACGGCTTGGAGATTTTGTGCGGCTTGCTGCAAAAATTCGATCAGTCGCTTTGGCCGAAAAAGCCGGTACAAAAACGTAATGCATTAAATTGGTTGTCCGGTGAAAGGGTGTTGGATACGCTTAAAGAAGTAGGATTATCCGATTCTACGGAGCTTAAGCGGACATTATCGGCTTTGATGTCGTTGCAACATTACTTTGATGGATGGGAAGAGGCAGTACGCCCTAGCTTATTCCCATTGTTGCAATATTTTGAAGAGTCATCTGTTCGTTTTTCATCCTCACCGACAAGTTCAAATCAAAATCAGGAAGCTGTTGCGCCTGTTGAGCAAGTGGCAACGCCGCAAATTCATCAAGGGAGTCGAGGGTCGTCTGAAAGTCTGACTGTCACAAAGGTTAACTCTTCTAAAGCCTTGCTTGACCAAGTCAGGATTAATGCTGCCTACTTGAGAGAACAGGATGATGGTTATTGGTCTGCAAACAAGATGATTCGGGCTGTCCGTTGGGGCGGATTGAACGGCATTCCTCCGCATCAAAACGGTCAGACGCGTTTGAAGGCTCCGAGGGCAGATTTATTGGCAAACCTGAATCGTTTGGTTCAGGAGCAGCAATGGCGCGATTTGCTCGATAAAGTGGAAGCGGCTTTTTTGGAAGGTGCTAATCACTATTGGCTGGATTTGCAATATTACGCATGGCAAGGTCAGCAGGCATTGGGTGGTTTATATCTTTCCCAAATTGATTCGTCGCTATTTGAGTTGAAATCCTTATTGACCCGATGCGAAGGCCTGACCGGCTTGAGTTTTGATAACGGATTCCCGTTCGTATCGGCTGATACGCTTAAATGGCTGGAAGAAAAGGTCATGTCGTCCGTGCGCAAGCAGACGAGTAGTCAAGCCATTCAAAAAGCAGTGTTAGCGTCGCCATCTCAGACAAAAAATCAAGAAAGTTACTGGCAACAGGCTCTGTTGAAAACACAAGAACACGGTTTAGACGCTGCATTTGCTTGGTTGGAAACATTACCGGAGTGGCAGACAGGCTCAGGGCAGGTTAAAAAATGGGTGATGATGGCTCGGTTGGCTGTAAGCGCCCAAAAGGCGGACTGGGCAGTGAAACTGTTGGAACAGGCTTCGAAGCAGATGCAAGTGTTGACAGTTAAAGAGTGGGACAGACATTTTACGTTTGAAGTGTATGCCCTTTGGTATCAACTATTAAGTGAAAACCTTGATAATAAAGATATTGAGGAAGTCGGACAGCTCGAATTTTTACGGACAGAGTTGATGCAGGCAGATGTTGTCCGTGCATTGGAATTAATTTATTAA